A stretch of the Thunnus thynnus chromosome 7, fThuThy2.1, whole genome shotgun sequence genome encodes the following:
- the serpinf2b gene encoding serpin peptidase inhibitor, clade F (alpha-2 antiplasmin, pigment epithelium derived factor), member 2b, with the protein MDLCLTLLVICLCSQGMTNAEVAEDESIPLVPLIPLIPSHPRERVENESATEAPTTITSRPSGGSSEEEQDESCLSVSQSPQSREAIAASIQKLGIQLLQNLETTPEQPNVIISPFSISLALSQLALGAVNETEELLMHHLHENTLACYHESLHNVLEKLRNTDLQIATRIFLGQGIEPKQDFVHESQRLYDSEPTALESLQQINDWVEKATNGKMTEFLSALPPDLLLMLINAVHFKGEWKARFDPRFTSRGVFYLDDKHMVDVEVMEDAKHPLSLFTDNELEAQVASFPFQKSMSLLVVMPMSGQLNVSSLAAKLNISDLYNRLPKERAVQVRVPKFKLEYAQELQDVFTKLGLGEMFSNPNLANMADGPLLVSSVMHKSCMELNEEGAEAAAATAIVISRASNPIFHLSQPFLFVLMDDMTQVPVFMGVINNPNPGAPILRRGEFGNADKVGFPIDKNYVGSFGSPPK; encoded by the exons ATGGACCTTTGTCTGACACTCCTGGTGATATGTCTCTGCAGCCAAGGAATGACT AATGCTGAGGTGGCAGAAGATGAGTCAATCCCATTGGTGCCTCTTATTCCTTTGATACCCAGCCACCCCAGAGAG AGAGTAGAAAATGAAAGTGCCACAGAGGCACCAACAACCATAACTAGTAGGCCCAGTGGGGGCTCATCAGAGGAAGAGCAAGATGAGAGCTGTCTTTCTGTTAGCCAAAGCCCACAGTCCAGGGAAGCTATTGCTGCCTCCATACAGAAACTGGGTATACAGCTGCTGCAGAACCTGGAAACAACGCCGGAGCAACCAAATGTCATCATATCTCCTTTCAGCATATCATTAGCGCTCTCCCAACTCGCTCTAG GTGCAGTTAATGAGACAGAGGAGCTGCTGATGCATCATCTTCATGAAAACACTCTCGCCTGCTACCACGAGTCTCTGCATAATGTCTTAGAGAAGCTCAGAAACACTGACCTGCAAATTGCCACTCGCATCTTCCTGGGCCAAG GAATTGAGCCGAAGCAAGACTTCGTCCATGAGTCCCAGCGGTTGTATGACTCAGAACCGACAGCCTTGGAGAGCCTGCAACAGATAAACGACTGGGTAGAGAAGGCAACAAATGGAAAGATGACTGAATTTCTATCTGCTTTACCACCCGATTTGCTCCTAATGCTCATTAATGCTGTCCATTTCAaag GAGAATGGAAAGCTCGATTTGACCCGCGCTTCACCTCCAGAGGTGTGTTCTACCTTGACGACAAACACATGGTTGATGTTGAGGTGATGGAAGATGCTAAACATCCCTTGAGTTTATTTACTGATAATGAACTGGAGGCTCAG GTAGCGAGCTTCCCATTCCAGAAGTCCATGAGCTTGTTAGTGGTCATGCCTATGTCCGGCCAGTTGAACGTGTCTTCACTTGCTGCAAAGCTGAATATCTCCGACCTTTATAATCGTCTACCGAAGGAAAGGGCTGTTCAAGTTAGAGTCCCCAAATTCAAACTGGAGTATGCTCAAGAGCtacaggatgtttttaccaaaTTGG GCCTTGGAGAAATGTTTTCTAATCCCAATTTGGCCAACATGGCAGACGGCCCCCTGCTGGTGTCCAGTGTGATGCATAAATCCTGCATGGAGCTAAATGAGGAGGGTGCAGAGGCTGCTGCAGCCACCGCTATTGTCATCTCACGGGCATCCAACCCtattttccacctcagccaacCCTTCCTCTTTGTCCTTATGGATGATATGACTCAAGTACCAGTCTTCATGGGTGTCATCAACAACCCTAATCCCGGAGCTCCTATCTTGCGGAGAGGAGAATTTGGAAACGCAGATAAAGTCGGATTCCCAATTGACAAGAATTACGTAGGCTCATTTGGAAGCCCACCTAAGTAG